The proteins below come from a single Hemitrygon akajei chromosome 2, sHemAka1.3, whole genome shotgun sequence genomic window:
- the LOC140738034 gene encoding uncharacterized protein encodes MALQAFRKLKDILLKNYSNVLKIGGNGAIAAVLYGLEEMLEKISPCPCHPEWNATHAVIVFTVPAVILYMFCLVVYPDSRRVLKCGPGCTLPRGETDGCCKTCCTWNQCGFATMTLLKTGIPSVLWIVIVFLDGSYYTCSKVQNPNSETCKNYCSSNNSPDVVDHCSKSRMIGAILLAATVTLLVLLYFLPAWKCGDCTVERYYEAKYQKMLEKEKRTKTKEELEKEAKEFAEESAKQVIGNLKLGKPVRNVQQSNTPPGNEDDAADLNPNPNAILMMSVH; translated from the exons ATGGCGCTGCAAGCGTTCAGAAAATTGAAAGATATCCTTCTGAAGAATTACTCCAACGTACTGAAAATCGGTGGGAATGGTGCGATCGCAGCAGTCCTGTATGGGTTGGAAGAAATGTTGGAGAAAATCAGTCCATGTCCCTGTCATCCGGAATGGAACGCAACCCACGCCGTGATTGTTTTCACTGTGCCCGCAGTTATCCTCTATATGTTCTGCTTGGTCGTGTATCCGGATTCACGGAGAGTGCTGAAGTGTGGGCCAGGCTGTACCCTTCCTCGCGGTGAGACCGACGGTTGTTGTAAGACCTGCTGCACCTGGAATCAATGTGGTTTTGCAACGATGACATTGCTGAAAACAGGGATCCCATCTGTCTTATGGATCGTCATTGTATTTCTGGATGGGAGTTACTATACCTGTTCAAAAGTCCAAAACCCGAACAGCGAAACGTGCAAAAATTATTGCAGCAGTAATAATTCCCCTGACGTGGTCGATCATTGCTCCAAGTCTCGG ATGATTGGAGCCATTTTGCTGGCGGCGACCGTGACTCTGCTGGTACTTCTTTACTTCCTTCCTGCGTGGAAGTGTGGCGATTGCACTGTGGAGAGATATTACGAAGCAAaatatcagaaaatgctggagaaggagAAACGGACCAAGACGAAGGAAGAATTGGAAAAGGAAGCAAAGGAATTTGCAGAAGAATCAGCCAAACAGGTCATTGGTAACCTGAAACTCGGTAAACCTGTGCGGAATGTTCAGCAATCTAATACACCACCGGGTAATGAGGACGAtgcagctgatctcaatcctaaTCCAAACGCCATCCTAATGATGTCTGTCCATTAG